The stretch of DNA TCCTTGAATAAGAGATAGTCGAGATAAAATCACTGAACTTAATACAAAGAGATCACCGACTGCCTGTCCACGATCTCAACATCCAGGGCTGACTGGCAGGAGGAGCTGACAGAGCCGGTGCGGATCTTTTCCAGGAGAAGACTGGTGGCAAGGCGTGCCTTCCGGGGGATGTTCTGGGAGACGGAGGTCAGCTTGGGCAGAGTGTACTGGCACAGTGTCAGGTTATCATATCCGATCACAGAGAGATCCACAGGAATGCGGTAGCCGCCCAGGCGGGCACCCTCCATAATTCCGATAGCACAGATATCCGCTGTAGTTACCGCAGCGGTAACTGGAGAGCTGTTGGATGCAATCTCACGGCCGGCCCGGATACCGCCCTCATAGGAAGGAGAGTACTCATAAACGTAATCCGGGTTAAAAGTAATATGGTTCTCCTCCAGCGCCCGTTTATAGCCATTGAAACGGCTGGTAAGAACGTGGTTGTTTTTGTAATCGGCCACAAAAGCAATGGCAGAATGACCGTGATTGATCATATATTTTGTGGAAAGATACATGCCTTTTTCATCATTGGAGGTAATATTGATGAGATTGGGATGCTCCAGCTCGCAGTCAAATGTGGCGATGGGGCAGGTGGCGGAATCCATCAGCTTCGCCATGTATTCGCCGGCGGCCGGATAAAGAATGATGATTCCGTCTACATTCCAGTTCTTCAGAAGGGAAATGATATCCGCATTTTTTGATACAGAGCGGATCATGGTGAAATATTCATTCTTTTGCAGTTCTCCTTCGATAGTACCGATCATGGTGCTGATATAAGGGTTCTCAAAATAGTTGGTTCCCAGGAGCACATCTTTTTCATCAAGGAAAATGATGATGCCGATGATGTGGGATTTTTTATTGGATAAGCTCCGGGCATTCAGGTTGGGAACATATCCGTATTCTTCTATGATCGCATTGACCTTGTCTCTGGTTTTCTGGGAAACGCGGCTGGTTTTGCCGTTGATCACATTGGAGACGGTCATCATACTGACGCCGGCCAGGTCTGCGATATCTTTTAATGTCATACTTTACACCTCTGTTCTTCCATAGCAGTTTCCGGGAAGAAAACTGCAGTCATAAAAAATTCTGACGCATTTCTCAGCCAAAAATAAAAATACAATGAAAAACCCAGAATTTATTTATCCTCTCTTTACAGGTTTATAAGGTTTAAACAAAAAATATAAATGTTCAAAAAAAACAGTTTATAAACTATATATATTATAGTCCAACATAGTAAAAAAATCAATGTATGATTGATGGGAAATAAAAAAATACAGCATTGCGATGTGAAAAATAGACAAAACGCAGGCACAAAAACTGGAAAAAATGATGAAAATACAAAAATATGTTGACGAATTTCTATGAGCGTGATAAATTAACAATAGATTTAGCGCTAAACTAAAAGGAACGGAAAACGTAGTCAGAAAACAGGAAAATACCGGAAAGAAAGAGGTAATGCATGAAAAAGAGAGTTTTTGCAGCGGTAGTTGCTGCAGCAATGGTTGTAACTGCATTTACAGGATGTGGCAGTACAGGAAGTTCTGCCGGAAGTGACAGCAAATCCGAAGCCAAAGCAGAGGTACCTACAGAGCCTTTCGGAGATACGGTCAAATATGACCCAAGCGTGGAGATCAATGACGGAAAAGACATCACCGTAGAGCTTTGGGAGTGGGGCAGTGACGAGCTGTTCCAGCAGATCATCGACGGATACACAGCGATTCATCCAAATGTAACCATCAATCTTGTTGATAACCCATGGGAGGATTACTGGACAAAGCTTCCTCTTGCACTGGATGGAAACAACGGACCGGCTATTTTCAACGTACATAACAGCTACCATGAGAACCTGATCAATTACATGGCTCCTCTTGATATTCCCACAGAGGATCTGGAGGCAGATTTCAATGGTGTAAGTGCTCATGTGATCGATGGAAAGGTTTACTATATTGATTACGGTATGATGACCGGATCTGTATACTACAACAAAGATATGTGGGAGAAAGCAGGTCTGACAGATGCTGATATCCCGAAGACCTGGGACGAGATGATCGAGGTTGCCAAGAAGCTTACTATTAAAGACGGTGACAAGATCGTTCAGGCAGGTCTGAACTTCAACGATGATTTCCATCAGAATTACCTCCTTGGCCTGAATTATCAGCTGGGAGAAAACCTCTTCAAGGAAGACGGAGTTACTCCGAATGTAAACTCTGATGCAATGAAGAAGGTAATGCAGATGTTGGTAGATATGTATGACGTAGATGGCATCGGTTCCAAGGACTTCGGTGAGAAAGCAGCAGACAGTTTCGGACAGGGACAGTCAGCCATGGTTATCCAGTGGGGACACTACTACAACACTCTGAAAACAACATGGAGCAACATCAACTTTGGCGTATTTGAGATCCCGACCTTTGACGGCGAGCCATATGCTTACAACCGTTACAACGGTGAGTCTACCTTTGGTGTAAACAAAAACGCTCCGGCTGACCAGCAGGCAGTTGCACAGGACTTCGTAAAATATTTCCTGGCAAATGATGACGCACAGGTCGCATTTAACCTGGCAATGAGTACCTTCCCGGCTAAGAAATCTCTGGCAGATAATGAGAAGATCCTTGAGAATCCTTCTCTGAAGGTTCTTTCCGAGCACATTGACCACTATATCTGGCCGGGCCCGATGCCTGCAACTGTAGAGACTTCTATGAAAAAAGCAGGAGAGGATGTATTCTTCAACGGTGTTGACATCGATACTGCCCTGGACGAAGCAGAAGCCAACATCACAAAGGATATGAAGAACAGTACATTCAAATCTGTAGAAAACCTTTATAAGTATGCAAAATAAAAAGATGCCGTGAGTAATCCGCAGGTATCAGAGCAGAAAGGCGCACTTGGAAAAGGGTGCGCCTTTCTCAGCAAAAAGATGTGTATCGAAAAGATAAGGAGGATGCATCGATGTTTAAAAAAACAAATCCGCTGCAGAGCAAAAGCGAGATCATTTTGAGAAATATCGTTGTTCTGGCAATGGTGATCTTCTTTACGGTATTCCTGATCGTACCTATTGGAATCGCTTTTGCAGGAAGCTTTCATGAGTGGAACCCGTTAAGCGGTACTTACCGGTTCCTGGGGCTTGAGAATTATAAGGAAGTATTTACCAGTGCTCTGTTTGGAAAATCCATGTTGAACACAGTGATCTTCTCTGTTGTAGTTATTTTCTTTCGTGTAGGTCTTGGACTTGGAATCGCCTATGCGATCTATTCCACACTGATAAAATATAAAAGCTTTTTCAGAGCTGTATATTACATGCCGGTTGTAACTCCTATGGTAGCCGTAGCCTTTGTATGGAAATTTATGTACAATCCTCAGATCGGTACTATCAATCAGATCTTCGGATTGGATGTAAACTGGCTGATGAATCCGAAAACTGCCCTTCTTGCAATTATGATCATGACCATCTGGAAGGATTTCGGATACGCAGTTGTTATGTACATGGCAGGTCTCTATTCTCTTCCGACAGATGCTCTTGAGGCCGCAAAAGTAGATGGCGCCAACGCATGGCAGACGTTCCGTTACATCACACTTCCGCTGCTGAAGCCTATGACACTGTTCGTTATCATCACTTCTATTATTTCCTACCTTCAGGCATATGTTCAGATCCTGATCATGACGGAAGGTGGCCCTGGAACAGCAACTTACCTTGCATCCTACATCATCTATGATGAAGCGTTTGTAAAATACAACTTCGGATATGCATCTGCACTGTCCTTTGTATTGTTCGTTATCACAGCAGTATTTACCTGGTTATCATTCCGTGTTTCCGGAACAGAAGATTAAAGGAGGAAAACATTCATGAAAAGAAAAGTCAGTAGTATTGCTTTAAATGCACTCCTTCTGATCCTTGGAGTGGTTACCGTATATCCTTTTGTATGGATGATTTTTTCATCCTTCAAGGAAAATCAGGAGATCATGGCTCTGGAGCAGCATCTCCTTCCGCAGAAATTCATCATTGATAACTACATCAATATGAACGCGCATTTTAATTTTGTCCGTTTCTTTTTAAACAGTATTGTTATTACGGTAGTGATCACTCTGATCGTAATTTATACAAGTACTATCTGTGGTTTTGTACTGAGTAAATACAAATTTAAAGGAAGAAATATTCTTTTCGGATTCGTACTTTCTACTATGATGATCCCGTGGTGTGTTACCATTATCCCGAAGTATTCCATGATCCAGGCATTTGGCTGGATGGACAGCTACAAAGCACTGATCATCCCGGCTATGTTCAGTGGCTTCGGAATCTTCATGATGAAGCAGCATATCTCCGCACTTCCGGATGAGATCCTGGAGGCGGCAAGAATTGACGGAGCCAATGAGTTTTATATTTTCCACAAAATCGTATTACCGATGTCAAAAAACGGAATCTTCAGTATTGCGATCTTCCAGTTCCTTTGGGCATGGGAGGATTTCCTGTGGCCATACCTGGTAATTACAAACAAAGACAAACAGCTTCTTGCCGTTGGTCTTAAGATGTTTAACGGACAGTATTCCACAGATTATGGTGCACTGTTCGCAGCAACTGCCATTTCTATCATCCCGGTACTTCTGATCTATCTGTTTTTCCAGAAACAGTTTATCGCCGGAATTGCAGCTTCTGCTGTAAAGGGATGATGGCATACAAATAATAAACGGAGGAACATAAATGCAGGACATATATAAAGTAGAAACGCATCCTCTGGCGTTAAGTGAAAATATGATCACAGGGGATAAATACAGGATTACGTTTCTCACAGAGGGGCTGATCCGTCTTGAGTATGATGAGGAGGGTGTATTTGAGGATCGCCCTACGCAGATGGTGTTTTTCAGGGATTTTCCGAAAGCGGACTATCGTGTAGTGCGTACAGAGGATGGGATCGAGGTCCATACGAAAAGAATCCACCTTATTTATAATGAGAAGGAATTTACCAGCTGGGGCTTAAGCATTCAGGTAAAAGGAAACTTAAGCGCTTACCACAGCATCTGGCACTACGGAGAAGAGATCCATGATCTGAAGGGAACCGCCAGAACGCTGGATATGGTGGACGGAGCAACAGAGCTGGAGCATGGTATTCTTTCCAGGTTCGGATATTCTCTTGTGGACGACAGCAGATCGCAGGTGCTTCTGCCGGACGGCTGGATCGAGCCAAGAAGAAAGGGTATCAAGGATCTGTACTTCTTCGGATACGGACATGACTACAAAGAAGCACTTCATGATTTTTACAGACTCTGCGGAAAAACACCGATGCTTCCAAGGTTTGCTCTCGGAAACTGGTGGAGCAGATATTATAAATATTCTGAAGAAAGCTACAATGAGCTGATGGATAAATTCCAGGAAAAAAATATCCCATTTACGGTTGCCGTTATTGATATGGACTGGCATGTGACCGATGTTGACCCGAAATATGGAAGCGGCTGGACCGGATATACCTGGAATAAAGAGCTCTTCCCGGATCCGAAACGTTTTCTGGATGGTTTACATAAAAGAGGAATGCGTACCACATTAAATGTACATCCTGCAGACGGCGTACAGGGCTGGGAAGAAATGTATGAGGACATGGCAAAGGCCATGGGTGTGGATTATGAGAATGAAGATCCGGTAGTATGTGATCCGGCAAGTCCGAAATTTATGGAAGCCTATTTCAAATATCTTCATCATCCGAGAGAGGAAGAAGGTGTGGATTTCTGGTGGATCGACTGGCAGCAGGGAAGCAACTGCAAGATCGAAGGGCTTGATCCTCTGTGGATCTTCAACCACTTCCATTTCCTGGACAGTGCCAGAAACGGAAAACGTCCCATGACCTTTTCCAGATATGCAGGTCCCGGAAGCCACAGATATCCGATAGGCTTTTCCGGAGATACTCATATTACCTGGGATTCCCTTGATTTTCAGCCATACTTTACATCCACAGCTTCCAACATCGGTTATGGATGGTGGAGCCATGATATCGGCGGACATATGCTTGGATATAAGGATGACGAGATGACCGCCCGCTGGACACAGTACGGGATCTTTTCTCCGATCATGCGTCTTCACAGCTCATGCAGTGACTTCAACGGAAAAGAGCCGTGGCGTTTCAAAAAGGAGACAGAGGTTGTCATGGAAGAAGCTCTCCGTGAGCGCCACAGAATGATGCCGTATCTTTATACAATGAACTACAGAAGCTATCAGGAAGATCTTCCTCTGGTGGAGCCCATGTATTATGAATATCCGGAGGCACCGGAGGCATATGCAGTAAAAAATCAGTACTTTTTCGGAGACCAGCTGATGGTAGCGGCTGTGACAACACCGAGAGTAAAAGGCCTTAATGTAGCAAAGACGGCAGTATGGCTGCCGGATGGGGTATGGTATGATATTTACACAGGTCTGCGCTATGAGGGTGGACGAATGGTGGATATGTACCGTACTCTGGACAGTATCCCGGTTCTTGCAAAAGCAGGCGGTATTCTGGTGATGACCGATGAGATCCGTGGAACAGAGGCGGAAAAGAATCCGGAAAGCCTGAATATCCGGGTATTCCCGGGCGCTGACGGAAGCTTCCGATTGTATGAGGATGACAACGAAACCTGTGCTTACGAAAATGGTGCCTGTGTATTTACGGAAATGGATTATAAGGAAAAGGATCAGGCAGTGTTTACCATTCATCCCGCACAGGGAAAAACAGAGCTGATCCCGGCAAAGAGAACTTATACCGTGGAGTTCTGTAATTTTGCGAAAACAGGCACAGATACTGTGAAGGTTCTGGTTAACGGAGCAGATACTGAGGCTGCTGTAAAATATGAGGAGAAGCTTCAGAAGATCTGTGTGGAAGTGGAAGCAGACGCAGCGGCAGAGGTGCAGATCATTCTTGCAGGAGAGGTAGCGGATAATCGTATAGAGAAACGTATCTTTGATTTCCTGAACCAGGCAGAGATCGGTTTTGTGCTGAAGGACAGATTATATCAGCTGGTCACAGCCGGAAAGAAGCTGCCGGTTCTTTTATCTGAGCTTCAGTCTATGGAGCTGGACAAGGATCTTTACGGAGCACTGATGGAGATCCTGACTGCGTAAAATATGAATAAAATCGCGTTTCCAAACCATACTATCATTATTATCAAAAGAAAGGATGATCATAATGATATTA from Blautia sp. SC05B48 encodes:
- a CDS encoding LacI family DNA-binding transcriptional regulator encodes the protein MTLKDIADLAGVSMMTVSNVINGKTSRVSQKTRDKVNAIIEEYGYVPNLNARSLSNKKSHIIGIIIFLDEKDVLLGTNYFENPYISTMIGTIEGELQKNEYFTMIRSVSKNADIISLLKNWNVDGIIILYPAAGEYMAKLMDSATCPIATFDCELEHPNLINITSNDEKGMYLSTKYMINHGHSAIAFVADYKNNHVLTSRFNGYKRALEENHITFNPDYVYEYSPSYEGGIRAGREIASNSSPVTAAVTTADICAIGIMEGARLGGYRIPVDLSVIGYDNLTLCQYTLPKLTSVSQNIPRKARLATSLLLEKIRTGSVSSSCQSALDVEIVDRQSVISLY
- a CDS encoding extracellular solute-binding protein; its protein translation is MKKRVFAAVVAAAMVVTAFTGCGSTGSSAGSDSKSEAKAEVPTEPFGDTVKYDPSVEINDGKDITVELWEWGSDELFQQIIDGYTAIHPNVTINLVDNPWEDYWTKLPLALDGNNGPAIFNVHNSYHENLINYMAPLDIPTEDLEADFNGVSAHVIDGKVYYIDYGMMTGSVYYNKDMWEKAGLTDADIPKTWDEMIEVAKKLTIKDGDKIVQAGLNFNDDFHQNYLLGLNYQLGENLFKEDGVTPNVNSDAMKKVMQMLVDMYDVDGIGSKDFGEKAADSFGQGQSAMVIQWGHYYNTLKTTWSNINFGVFEIPTFDGEPYAYNRYNGESTFGVNKNAPADQQAVAQDFVKYFLANDDAQVAFNLAMSTFPAKKSLADNEKILENPSLKVLSEHIDHYIWPGPMPATVETSMKKAGEDVFFNGVDIDTALDEAEANITKDMKNSTFKSVENLYKYAK
- a CDS encoding carbohydrate ABC transporter permease, whose amino-acid sequence is MFKKTNPLQSKSEIILRNIVVLAMVIFFTVFLIVPIGIAFAGSFHEWNPLSGTYRFLGLENYKEVFTSALFGKSMLNTVIFSVVVIFFRVGLGLGIAYAIYSTLIKYKSFFRAVYYMPVVTPMVAVAFVWKFMYNPQIGTINQIFGLDVNWLMNPKTALLAIMIMTIWKDFGYAVVMYMAGLYSLPTDALEAAKVDGANAWQTFRYITLPLLKPMTLFVIITSIISYLQAYVQILIMTEGGPGTATYLASYIIYDEAFVKYNFGYASALSFVLFVITAVFTWLSFRVSGTED
- a CDS encoding carbohydrate ABC transporter permease — encoded protein: MKRKVSSIALNALLLILGVVTVYPFVWMIFSSFKENQEIMALEQHLLPQKFIIDNYINMNAHFNFVRFFLNSIVITVVITLIVIYTSTICGFVLSKYKFKGRNILFGFVLSTMMIPWCVTIIPKYSMIQAFGWMDSYKALIIPAMFSGFGIFMMKQHISALPDEILEAARIDGANEFYIFHKIVLPMSKNGIFSIAIFQFLWAWEDFLWPYLVITNKDKQLLAVGLKMFNGQYSTDYGALFAATAISIIPVLLIYLFFQKQFIAGIAASAVKG
- a CDS encoding glycoside hydrolase family 31 protein — encoded protein: MQDIYKVETHPLALSENMITGDKYRITFLTEGLIRLEYDEEGVFEDRPTQMVFFRDFPKADYRVVRTEDGIEVHTKRIHLIYNEKEFTSWGLSIQVKGNLSAYHSIWHYGEEIHDLKGTARTLDMVDGATELEHGILSRFGYSLVDDSRSQVLLPDGWIEPRRKGIKDLYFFGYGHDYKEALHDFYRLCGKTPMLPRFALGNWWSRYYKYSEESYNELMDKFQEKNIPFTVAVIDMDWHVTDVDPKYGSGWTGYTWNKELFPDPKRFLDGLHKRGMRTTLNVHPADGVQGWEEMYEDMAKAMGVDYENEDPVVCDPASPKFMEAYFKYLHHPREEEGVDFWWIDWQQGSNCKIEGLDPLWIFNHFHFLDSARNGKRPMTFSRYAGPGSHRYPIGFSGDTHITWDSLDFQPYFTSTASNIGYGWWSHDIGGHMLGYKDDEMTARWTQYGIFSPIMRLHSSCSDFNGKEPWRFKKETEVVMEEALRERHRMMPYLYTMNYRSYQEDLPLVEPMYYEYPEAPEAYAVKNQYFFGDQLMVAAVTTPRVKGLNVAKTAVWLPDGVWYDIYTGLRYEGGRMVDMYRTLDSIPVLAKAGGILVMTDEIRGTEAEKNPESLNIRVFPGADGSFRLYEDDNETCAYENGACVFTEMDYKEKDQAVFTIHPAQGKTELIPAKRTYTVEFCNFAKTGTDTVKVLVNGADTEAAVKYEEKLQKICVEVEADAAAEVQIILAGEVADNRIEKRIFDFLNQAEIGFVLKDRLYQLVTAGKKLPVLLSELQSMELDKDLYGALMEILTA